One region of Tamandua tetradactyla isolate mTamTet1 chromosome 6, mTamTet1.pri, whole genome shotgun sequence genomic DNA includes:
- the DBF4B gene encoding protein DBF4 homolog B isoform X4 — translation MSRGKELLQKAIRNQGNSNRGGSGGSSSLLSNARSWGVRILHVDEMMMHVQQLSLGALIMKKQEPKKPEGTCPATESRTRKVARLKAPFLKIEDESRKFRPFHHQFKSFPEISFLGPKDASPFETPTPLDSLQHIREPKDQEPSLQSAAHTIPRRKKGYCECCQEAFEELHVHIQSAQHQSFAVEAHPYAEVDRIIAQLSHSFADIPFQASLPRRPSFPASDYDPLGPETPPPSQPSQPRAASPGMRREEDLQAPDASEQVGTLGSTKAPVEPAGTSKVPGSAASFQELVLSVDALGDPVGTPVSRSPACQCLLTTSGFADLSSGSDLVFVGHKRRVISPTGNAEKKPGGSWPQAPLSDPKAPSPCSTRTAGGRHLFSLQGHEPRPFAALLPVCQPLTCLPLQDPFPSQSPHRSAEFWATQPSWPGGRWSPGSEDPEWGSCPDSQQADQFPSCREAPGMLSPPLHSAAYMQLPEGPVESQSASPPHPLPASEGASCSRWFWASQPLQVPCLPVSHMGQPQPQPNTGRELSL, via the exons ATGAGTAGAGGAAAGGAACTGCTGCAGAAGGCCATCAGAAACCAG GGCAACAGCAACAGAGGAGGCAGTGGGGGAAGCAGCAGCCTCCTGAGCAATGCCCGCTCCTGGGGAGTGAGGATTCTGCATGTGGATG AAATGATGATGCATGTACAGCAACTGTCTCTTGGTGCTTTAATCATGAAGAAACAAGAGCCAAAGAAGCCAGAG gGAACATGTCCAGCAACAGAGTCAAGAACGCGGAAAG TGGCCAGACTGAAAGCACCATTCCTCAAAATTGAAGATGAGAGCAG GAAGTTTCGTCCTTTCCACCATCAGTTTAAATCCTTTCCTGAAATTTCTTTTCTGGGACCCAAAGATGCAAGTCCCTTTGAGACCCCGACGCCCCTGGACAGCTTACAACATATCAG AGAACCCAAGGACCAGGAGCCAAGCCTGCAATCGGCTGCCCATACTATCCCCAGGAGGAAGAAAGGTTACTGTGAGTGCTGCCAGGAGGCCTTTGAGGAGCTCCATGTG CATATTCAGAGTGCCCAGCACCAGAGCTTTGCTGTAGAAGCCCACCCGTATGCAGAAGTTGATCGGATCATCGCCCAGCTCAGCCACAGCTTCGCAGACATCCCCTTCCAGGCTAGCCTACCCAG AAGGCCAAGCTTCCCAGCTTCTGATTATGACCCTCTTGGTCCTGAGACTCCGCCCCCCAGCCAGCCCTCCCAACCTAGGGCAGCATCTCCCGGGATGAGGAGAGAGGAGGACCTCCAGGCCCCAGATGCCTCTGAACAAGTTGGGACATTGGGCAGTACGAAGGCACCAGTGGAACCTGCAGGGACTAGCAAGGTACCTGGATCAGCAGCAAGTTTTCAGGAGTTGGTGTTGTCAGTTGATGCCTTGGGAGACCCCGTAGGGACACCAGTGTCCAGGAGCCCTGCTTGCCAGTGCCTCCTAACGACCTCTGGTTTTGCAGACCTCTCCTCTGGCTCAGATCTGGTTTTTGTTGGCCATAAGAGGAGGGTTATATCCCCTACTGGCAATGCTGAGAAGAAGCCAGGGGGTTCCTGGCCACAGGCCCCATTATCTGACCCAAAAGCTCCTAGCCCCTGTAGTACCAGGACAGCTGGTGGCAGACACCTCTTCTCTCTTCAAGGCCATGAGCCCAGGCCCTTTGCTGCCCTCCTACCCGTGTGCCAACCACTAACCTGTCTCCCCCTCCAAGACCCCTTTCCCTCACAGTCACCACATAGGTCAGCAGAATTCTGGGCCACACAGCCCTCCTGGCCTGGGGGAAGATGGTCCCCAGGATCTGAGGATCCTGAATGGGGATCTTGCCCTGACTCACAGCAGGCTGACCAGTTCCCCAGCTGCCGTGAGGCTCCAGGCATGCTATCCCCACCCCTGCACTCAGCTGCCTACATGCAGCTCCCAGAAGGTCCTGTAGAGAGCCAGTctgcctctcctccccaccctctACCAGCTAGTGAGGGAGCCAGCTGCTCCCGATGGTTCTGGGCTTCCCAACCTCTTCAGGTTCCCTGCCTCCCTGTCTCCCATATGGGCCAACCTCAGCCCCAGCCCAATACTGGCAGAGAATTGTCCCTCTGA
- the LOC143687297 gene encoding disintegrin and metalloproteinase domain-containing protein 11-like yields MGPACRSSIGGGGGVGSRQFQPPTPVCRAGGRLCPVHLAQVSFVIPAFNENFTLDLELNHHLLSSQYVERHFSREGTTQHNTGADDYCYYQGKLRGNPHSFAALSTCQGLHGVFSDGNFTYIVEPQEMAGPQEAPLVSPAQPMVVSFDGPAVLVPLAIVSSHLLPW; encoded by the exons ATGGGACCTGCCTGTCGCTCCAGCAtcggtggtgggggtggggtgggcagcagACAGTTCCAACCACCCACCCCCGTGTGCAGGGCTGGAGGCCGCCTATGT CCTGTCCATCTGGCCCAGGTGAGTTTCGTCATCCCAGCCTTCAATGAGAACTTCACCCTGGACTTGGAGCTGAACCA TCACCTCCTCTCCTCGCAGTATGTGGAGCGCCATTTCAGCCGGGAGGGGACAACccagcacaacact GGGGCTGACGACTACTGCTACTACCAGGGGAAGCTCCGGGGCAACCCTCACTCCTTTGCCGCCCTCTCCACCTGCCAGGGGCTGCA TGGGGTCTTTTCGGACGGGAACTTCACTTACATTGTGGAGCCCCAGGAGATGGCTGGGCCTCAGGAGGCCCCCCTGGTAAGCCCTGCACAGCCCATGGTGGTCTCTTTTGATGGTCCTGCCGTGCTTGTCCCACTGGCCATTGtctcctcccacctcctccctTGGTAA
- the ADAM11 gene encoding disintegrin and metalloproteinase domain-containing protein 11, producing MQGARLPVCGPCSSCSPEPAETEKEKVRRGHPTVHSETKYVELIVINDHQLFEQMRQSVVLTSNFAKSVVNLADVIYKEQLNTRIVLVAMETWADGDKIQVQDDLLETLARLMVYRREGLPELSDATHLFSGRTFQSTSSGAAYVGGICSLARGGGVNEYGNVGAMAVTLAQTLGQNLGMMWNKHRSSAGDCKCPDIWLGCIMEDTGFYLPRKFSRCSIDEYNQFLQEGGGSCLFNKPLKLLDPPECGNGFVEAGEECDCGSVQECSRAGGSCCKKCTLTHDAMCSDGLCCRRCKYEPRGVSCREAVNECDIAETCTGDSSQCPPNLHKLDGYYCDHEQGRCYGGRCKTRDRQCQALWGHAAADRFCYEKLNVEGTERGNCGRKGSGWVQCNKQDVLCGFLLCINISGSPRLGDLGGDISSVTFYHQGKELDCRGGHVQLADGSDLSYVEDGTACGPNMLCLDHRCLPASAFNFSTCPGSGERRICSHHGVCSNEGKCICQPDWTGKDCSIHNPLPTPPPTGETERYKGPSGTNIIIGSIAGAVLVAAIVLGGTGWGFKNIRRGRYDPTQQGAV from the exons ATGCAGGGAGCCAG GCTGCCTGTTTGTGGCCCCTGTTCGTCTTGCTCCCCTGAACCGGCCGAGACTGAGAAGGAAAAG GTCCGCCGGGGCCACCCTACAGTGCACAGTGAGACCAAGTACGTGGAGCTGATTGTGATCAACGACCACCAGCTG TTTGAGCAGATGCGACAGTCGGTGGTCCTCACCAGCAATTTTGCCAAGTCTGTGGTGAACCTGGCAGATGTG ATATACAAGGAGCAGCTCAACACCCGAATCGTATTGGTTGCCATGGAAACTTGGGCAGATGGAGACAAGATCCAGGTGCAGGATGACCTCCTAGAGACCCTGGCCCGGCTCATGGTCTACCGGCGGGAGGGCCTGCCTGAGCTCAGCGATGCCACCCACCTCTTCTC GGGCAGGACATTCCAGAGCACCAGCAGCGGGGCTGCCTACGTGGGGGGGATCTGCTCGCTGgcccggggtgggggtgtgaACGAG TATGGCAATGTGGGGGCCATGGCGGTGACCCTGGCCCAGACGCTGGGGCAGAACCTGGGCATGATGTGGAACAAACACCGGAGCTCTGCAG GAGACTGCAAGTGTCCGGACATCTGGCTGGGTTGCATCATGGAGGACACTGG GTTCTACCTGCCCCGCAAATTCTCGCGCTGCAGCATCGACGAGTACAATCAGTTTCTGCAGGAGGGCGGCGGAAGCTGCCTCTTCAACAAGCCGCTCAAA CTCCTGGACCCCCCTGAGTGCGGGAATGGCTTCGTGGAGGCGGGGGAGGAGTGCGACTGCGGCTCGGTGCAG GAGTGCAGCCGCGCGGGCGGAAGCTGCTGCAAGAAATGCACCCTGACTCACGACGCCATGTGCAGCGACGGACTCTGCTGTCGCCGCTGCAAA TACGAGCCGCGGGGTGTGTCCTGTCGGGAGGCCGTGAACGAGTGCGACATCGCGGAGACCTGCACCGGGGACTCAAGCCAG TGCCCCCCTAACCTGCACAAGCTGGATGGCTACTACTGTGATCATGAACAG GGCCGCTGCTACGGAGGTCGCTGCAAAACCCGGGACCGGCAGTGCCAAGCCCTCTGGGGCCATG CGGCTGCTGATCGCTTCTGCTACGAGAAGCTGAACGTGGAGGGGACGGAGCGTGGGAACTGTGGGCGCAAGGGGTCAGGCTGGGTCCAGTGCAATAAGCA GGACGTCCTCTGTGGCTTCCTCCTCTGCATCAACATCTCTGGGTCTCCTCGACTTGGGGACCTAGGGGGTGACATCAGCAGTGTCACGTTCTACCACCAGGGCAAGGAGCTGGACTGCAG GGGAGGCCACGTGCAGCTGGCTGATGGCTCGGACTTGAGCTACGTGGAGGACGGCACAGCCTGTGGGCCTAACATGCTGTGCCTGGACCATCGCTGCTTGCCGGCCTCTGCCTTCAACTTCAGCACCTGTCCTGGTAGCGGGGAGCGCCGGATCTGCTCCCACCATGGG GTCTGCAGCAATGAAGGGAAGTGCATCTGTCAGCCAGATTGGACGGGCAAAGACTGCAGCATCCACAACCCCCTGCCCACGCCCCCGCCCACAGGGGAGACAGAGAGATATAAGG GCCCCAGCGGCACGAACATCATCATTGGCTCCATCGCTGGGGCAGTCCTGGTCGCAGCCATCGTCTTGGGCGGCACAGGCTGGGGATTTAA AAACATCCGTCGAGGAAGGTACGACCCGACCCAGCAGGGGGCGGTGTGA